The following proteins are co-located in the Branchiostoma lanceolatum isolate klBraLanc5 chromosome 16, klBraLanc5.hap2, whole genome shotgun sequence genome:
- the LOC136421674 gene encoding D-beta-hydroxybutyrate dehydrogenase-like, with protein sequence MAALARRSLQRLVRLQVESKGSRFIVSRHMSQGEKPLSGKSAIVTGSTSGIGLGIARALASNGCNIVFTGHKDEAGIRELHQEFTRQHKVKANYIPAELTRPSDIEKLCHETMAYYPEGVNILINAAGIQHVCPIEKFPLERWDTMMSVMLTAPFQVIKHLLPAMKAKGWGRIVNVSTVHGLVASVNKCAYVAAKHGLNGLTKVVALETAGTGVTCNSICPGWVLSTMMEQQIAQASAENGISWDEAKLLLISQKQPSMQFATIEQVAASVVYLCSPAADQMTGSCMTMDGGWTAQ encoded by the exons atggcggctctGGCAAGACGATCATTACAGCGTTTGGTTAGACTGCAAGTTGAATCTAAGGGATCTCGCTTCATCGTCTCAAG ACACATGTCGCAGGGAGAGAAGCCGTTGTCTGGAAAGTCAGCCATCGTGACGGGTTCCACCAGCGGGATCGGACTTGGCATCGCCCGGGCACTGGCCAGTAACGGCTGCAACATCGTGTTCACCGGGCACAAGGACGAGGCCGGCATTAGGGAACTACACCAGGAGTTCACCAG GCAGCACAAGGTCAAGGCTAACTACATCCCTGCCGAGCTGACCCGTCCCAGTGACATCGAGAAGTTATGTCACGAGACGATGGCGTACTATCCAGAGGGCGTCAACATTCTCATCAACGCTGCAG gtaTCCAGCACGTGTGTCCTATTGAGAAGTTTCCATTGGAACGCTGGGATACCATGATGTCCGTCATGCTGACTGCCCCGTTCCAAGTCATTAAACACCTGCTGCCCGCCATGAAGGCTAAAG GATGGGGGCGCATCGTCAATGTGTCCACGGTGCACGGGTTGGTGGCTTCTGTGAACAAGTGTGCGTATGTCGCCGCAAAACATGGTCTAAACGGTCTCACTAAG GTCGTTGCCTTGGAGACGGCGGGGACTGGGGTCACGTGTAACTCAATATGTCCCGGATGGGTGCTGTCTACCA TGATGGAGCAGCAGATAGCTCAAGCGTCTGCGGAAAATGGCATTTCTTGGGACGAAGCGAAG TTGTTACTGATATCCCAGAAGCAACCGTCCATGCAGTTCGCCACCATTGAGCAG GTGGCAGCGTCAGTTGTGTACCTGTGCTCTCCGGCTGCTGACCAGATGACCGGTTCCTGTATGACCATGGACGGAGGGTGGACGGCGCAGTAG
- the LOC136421673 gene encoding uncharacterized protein: MESPIPLVEFLPYSLEHYSADDDQLVALAGQIIHAFSTTGFVYLSNHGIPTAQIEQVFQVAEKFFSLPKNVKEKYAWSVDSVHGWVALERESPHPSRPGDLKEAFSVRWVPEKPSAWPTAELTEFQDVVLDFYDKCKKLSLQILELVARGLHLKDAKVFVNSHALMGTGGNPTALRLLHYPPVPAETKPGQVRCGEHSDYGAITLLFQQVPGLEVLNRDGVYVPAPIIENAVLVNIGDLMQRWTSDRLVSTKHRVLLPTSQGREQVRQSLAFFVYPDNDVIITCLDGSNKYEPITAKGFLDQKFGATF, translated from the exons ATGGAGAGCCCTATCCCTCTTGTCGAATTCCTACCCTACAGCCTGGAACATTATAGTGCCGATGATGACCAACTTGTCGCCCTGGCTGGTCAAATCATCCACGCCTTCAGCACCACCGGGTTTGTGTATCTATCGAACCACGGCATTCCCACGGCTCAG ATCGAGCAAGTCTTTCAAGTAGCAGAGAAATTTTTCTCTCTTCCCAAGAACGTCAAAGAAAAGTACGCTTGGTCGGTGGACAGCGTCCACGGATGGGTGGCCCTAGAACGTGAGAGCCCCCACCCGTCGCGTCCAGGCGACCTGAAGGAGGCCTTCAGTGTGAGGTGGGTGCCGGAGAAACCATCTGCATGGCCAACGGCAGAGCTTACAGAGTTCCAAGACGTCGTGCTTGACTTCTACGATAAGTGCAAAAAGCTTAGCCTGCAAATTTTGGAGCTAGTTGCCAGGGGTCTACATCTGAAGGATGCCAAGGTGTTTGTTAACTCCCACGCGTTGATGGGTACGGGGGGTAACCCCACGGCGCTGCGCCTACTTCACTACCCGCCAGTACCCGCTGAGACCAAGCCGGGCCAGGTGCGGTGCGGCGAGCACTCCGACTACGGCGCCATCACGCTCCTCTTCCAGCAGGTGCCTGGGTTGGAGGTCCTCAACAGGGACGGGGTCTACGTCCCGGCCCCCATCATAGAGAACGCCGTGCTGGTCAACATCGGAGACCTGATGCAGAGGTGGACGTCCGACCGTCTGGTGTCCACCAAGCACCGCGTCCTGCTGCCGACCAGCCAGGGCCGGGAACAGGTGCGCCAATCGCTGGCGTTCTTTGTCTACCCCgacaatgacgtcatcatcaccTGTCTCGACGGGTCCAATAAGTAcgaaccaatcacagcaaaggGATTTCTTGATCAGAAGTTTGGAGCTACTTTTTAG
- the LOC136421672 gene encoding D-beta-hydroxybutyrate dehydrogenase-like isoform X2, translating into MLNSIYNMWTLTRVTTRVLTKMASLIRFAKTSSFVRYTQTATGTAFARCLGTHPAPLKGRSALVTGSTSGIGLGIARALAESGCDVIYTGFADEKLLTDLQEDFRNYSGVKATYIPADLTMPTEVERLCTEAKEHCTDGVDIVVNNAGWGRIINISSAHGLVASVEKCAYVSAKHGINGLTKVVALETAGTGVTCNAVCPGWVPTPLVEKQIRQLMEDHNIAWKDAQTMLLSRKQPSNGFVTPEQIGDMVTFLCSQAANQMTGSVLCIDGGWTAQ; encoded by the exons ATGCTAAACTCGATCTATAACATGTGGACCTTGACCCGTGTAACAACAAGAGTCCTTACGAAGATGGCGTCCCTTATTCGTTTCGCCAAGACGTCATCCTTTGTACGATATACACAAACAGCCACTGGTACGGCGTTTGCAAG GTGCCTGGGAACCCATCCTGCCCCCCTGAAGGGTCGGTCTGCCCTAGTGACCGGGTCTACCAGCGGCATCGGACTGGGGATAGCCCGGGCACTGGCTGAGAGCGGATGTGACGTCATCTACACGGGGTTCGCAGACGAAAAACTTTTAACTGACCTTCAGGAAGACTTCCG AAATTACAGCGGTGTAAAAGCCACTTACATCCCGGCAGATCTGACAATGCCTACGGAAGTAGAAAGATTGTGTACGGAAGCCAAGGAACATTGTACGGACGGAGTGGACATTGTAGTCAATAATGCAG GATGGGGAAGGATAATCAATATTTCTTCAGCGCACGGGCTTGTGGCGTCTGTGGAGAAATGTGCGTACGTGTCGGCGAAACACGGCATCAATGGACTGACAAAG GTCGTTGCCTTGGAAACGGCAGGGACCGGGGTCACTTGCAACGCCGTGTGTCCCGGATGGGTGCCGACCCCAC TCGTTGAAAAACAAATCCGACAGTTGATGGAAGATCACAACATAGCTTGGAAAGACGCACAG ACGATGCTTCTCTCAAGAAAACAGCCTTCCAATGGCTTCGTGACTCCCGAACAG ATTGGAGACATGGTAACCTTTCTTTGCTCCCAAGCAGCCAATCAGATGACAGGATCCGTCCTTTGCATCGACGGAGGATGGACAGCGCAGTGA
- the LOC136421672 gene encoding D-beta-hydroxybutyrate dehydrogenase-like isoform X1, translating to MWTLTRVTTRVLTKMASLIRFAKTSSFVRYTQTATGTAFARCLGTHPAPLKGRSALVTGSTSGIGLGIARALAESGCDVIYTGFADEKLLTDLQEDFRNYSGVKATYIPADLTMPTEVERLCTEAKEHCTDGVDIVVNNAGFQHTSPIESFPLATWDAMMAAMLTAPFLMIKHLLPAMKAKGWGRIINISSAHGLVASVEKCAYVSAKHGINGLTKVVALETAGTGVTCNAVCPGWVPTPLVEKQIRQLMEDHNIAWKDAQTMLLSRKQPSNGFVTPEQIGDMVTFLCSQAANQMTGSVLCIDGGWTAQ from the exons ATGTGGACCTTGACCCGTGTAACAACAAGAGTCCTTACGAAGATGGCGTCCCTTATTCGTTTCGCCAAGACGTCATCCTTTGTACGATATACACAAACAGCCACTGGTACGGCGTTTGCAAG GTGCCTGGGAACCCATCCTGCCCCCCTGAAGGGTCGGTCTGCCCTAGTGACCGGGTCTACCAGCGGCATCGGACTGGGGATAGCCCGGGCACTGGCTGAGAGCGGATGTGACGTCATCTACACGGGGTTCGCAGACGAAAAACTTTTAACTGACCTTCAGGAAGACTTCCG AAATTACAGCGGTGTAAAAGCCACTTACATCCCGGCAGATCTGACAATGCCTACGGAAGTAGAAAGATTGTGTACGGAAGCCAAGGAACATTGTACGGACGGAGTGGACATTGTAGTCAATAATGCAG GATTTCAGCATACATCACCTATCGAGTCGTTTCCCTTGGCAACTTGGGACGCCATgatggccgccatgttgaccGCACCATTCCTCATGATCAAGCACCTCCTACCGGCCATGAAGGCAAAAG GATGGGGAAGGATAATCAATATTTCTTCAGCGCACGGGCTTGTGGCGTCTGTGGAGAAATGTGCGTACGTGTCGGCGAAACACGGCATCAATGGACTGACAAAG GTCGTTGCCTTGGAAACGGCAGGGACCGGGGTCACTTGCAACGCCGTGTGTCCCGGATGGGTGCCGACCCCAC TCGTTGAAAAACAAATCCGACAGTTGATGGAAGATCACAACATAGCTTGGAAAGACGCACAG ACGATGCTTCTCTCAAGAAAACAGCCTTCCAATGGCTTCGTGACTCCCGAACAG ATTGGAGACATGGTAACCTTTCTTTGCTCCCAAGCAGCCAATCAGATGACAGGATCCGTCCTTTGCATCGACGGAGGATGGACAGCGCAGTGA
- the LOC136421670 gene encoding polycystin-1-like protein 2, whose amino-acid sequence MDWGKEKSDSWMKAFILSFMGSSCVMDTLQIFVLAVVLAAIFSLPFLAKPPTIQKEDLQLNLWNSTAPKNVYPPSKPDGQFARKKKELSKKSASVLKEFLLLFIFVALLFYIAQADRDQQAFYETQSLSNNILHKYDAIKTPEKFYSWAEAVMLPTLYPATWYNGRDMKYLDRQFAHNTGSFRLGPPRLTQVRQLAGSMAIKSVSDLGWSFHSGNVSGTCWRFEVQEMLTQPNDTFDCTNRHSFDVPLGHDSAVSFFRVLKETNFIDKYTKSVTIVLNFYNPSLKLFSVVNMIIDRSGVGHLVPTASITSFKLFQYESDADYKDLLVHILFTLVLAVMVYKELKAMKNTGWKYFTSKWNALVCISLIGTATTIFVFIKRYLVASETLEMVAKSKGELGFERFVDLQTAAYWDACFNHILGFVVFINTISLLRVVRFSEPIGKLLALPGVMKGELMSFVVVAAVAFMAFISSGFLIFGSEMESYTDLYHTAFALFEMMLGRFFAQDMLDSNPLIGPIFFSTFMICIFILLMNFLMTIICDAISADVDVNHDRELADHMWKSFGAMLGFHSTPNKEAKPGVLKMEELNAKICIIREKLDKGLDICNSILPSRRQQKHQKDKEVSSFLKYGHCNTSYHIICEELKLATTVEENQNSTTGIEVAQQLADANVDNFDIDTEIKNLEQEYEKEEKLHHENKEHKLLTEIRMQTKQIEDILSRVNRGTTKPTVQKVPRCIQVAAAPQARKKQNVTIATHGGELQPSRNMWIPDLKLTAEDKAILQSDDMLTDKHIHGAQMLLRRQYPGLAGLQDTAVGASVYGYKRVSGEGLQIHHAGILHWVVSSSIGGHVSVYNSLPSKINASLEHQLCQCYAPLSEIVTDVLTVKVPRVQVQRSRFTCGLFAIAWAVDIAMGTDVTQVRYEESRMRAHLLDCFERGRLSPFPQVRRITSRRPSAEHRIHLAAATLPIQKAWRTDEV is encoded by the exons ATGGACTGGGGGAAGGAGAAGAGTGACTCCTGGATGAAGGCCTTCATCCTGTCCTTCATGGGGTCTAGCTGTGTGATGGACACACTTCAG ATCTTTGTGCTTGCTGTGGTCCTGGCTGCCATCTTTAGCCTCCCGTTCCTCGCCAAGCCGCCGACTATTCAGAAGGAAGACCTGCAGCTGAACCTGTGGAACTCAACAG CACCAAAGAATGTCTATCCACCTTCCAAGCCTGATGGCCAATTTGCTAGGAAGAAGAAGGAACTGAGCAAGAAGTCAGCCTCGGTACTGAAGgagtttcttcttctgtttatCTTCGTGGCCCTCCTCTTCTACATCGCCCAGGCGGACAGAGACCAACAAGCCTTCTATGAGACACAGTCATTGTCGAACAATATTCTGCATAAATATGATGCG ATTAAAACTCCAGAAAAGTTCTACTCTTGGGCTGAAGCCGTCATGCTGCCGACTCTGTACCCAGCTACCTGGTACAACGGAAGGGACATGAAGTACTTAGACCGACAGTTTGCGCACAACACTGGATCCTTCCGCCTCGGTCCCCCACGTCTGACACAAGTAAGACAACTTGCAG GTTCCATGGCGATCAAGTCTGTTAGTGACCTCGGGTGGAGCTTTCATTCGGGGAACGTGTCTGGTACCTGTTGGCGATTCGAGGTTCAGGAGATGTTAACTCAACCAAACGACACATTCGACTGCACGAATCGCCACTCGTTTGACGTGCCTTTGGGTCATGACTCCGCGGTTTCATTCTTTCGCGTCTTGAAAGAAACCAATTTTATCGACAAGTACACAAAATCTGTGACAATCGTGCTGAACTTCTACAACCCCAGCCTGAAGCTGTTCAGCGTTGTGAACATGATCATAGATCGTTCTGGAGTAGGGCATCTTGTGCCAACAGCAAGCATCACTTCGTTTAAACTGTTTCAATACGAAAGTGATGCTGACTATAAGGACTTGTTAGTGCACATTCTGTTCACACTCGTCCTCGCAGTAATGGTCTATAAGGAACTAAAAGCAATGAAAAACACGGGATGGAAATATTTCACTTCGAAATGGAACGCCCTTGTGTGCATTAGCCTCATCGGTACAGCCACAACAATCTTTGTCTTCATCAAGCGATATCTAGTGGCATCTGAAACTCTCGAAATGGTCGCCAAAAGTAAAG GTGAGCTGGGATTTGAACGCTTTGTTGACCTGCAAACTGCTGCATACTGGGATGCTTGTTTTAATCACATCTTGGGTTTTGTTGTCTTCATCAACACCATTTCTTTACTTCGCGTCGTCCGCTTCAGTGAACCAATCGGCAAACTCTTGGCCCTTCCCGGTGTCATGAAGGGGGAGCTCATGTCGTTCGTTGTTGTTGCTGCCGTGGCCTTCATGGCATTTATCAGTTCAG GATTTCTCATATTCGGAAGCGAAATGGAATCTTACACAGACCTGTACCATACAGCGTTCGCACTCTTCGAGATGATGCTCGGCAG GTTCTTCGCCCAAGACATGTTGGATTCCAATCCTCTCATCGGACCGATCTTCTTCTCCACCTTCATGATCTGCATCTTCATCCTCCTGATGAACTTCCTCATGACCATCATCTGTGACGCCATTTCCGCTGACGTTGACGTCAACCATGACCGTGAACTTGCCGATCACATGTGGAAGAGCTTTGGGGCCATGTTGGGGTTTCACAGCACACCGAATAAAGAGGCGAAACCAG GTGTCTTGAAGATGGAAGAGCTAAATGCCAAAATATGCATCATTCGAGAGAAACTTGATAAAGGTCTGGACATCTGCAACTCCATCCTGCCTTCGCGTCGACAGCAAAAACATCAGAAGGACAAAGAAGTGTCCAGTTTCTTGAAGTATGGCCACTGTAACACGTCTTATCACATCATTTGCGAAGAACTTAAGTTAGCGACGACTGTCGAAGAAAATCAAAACAGCACAACGGGCATAGAGGTCGCTCAACAATTAGCTGATGCCAACGTCGATAACTTTGACATTGATACCGAAATTAAAAACCTGGAACAAGAAtatgagaaagaagaaaaacttcACCATGAAAACAAGGAGCATAAACTATTAACCGAAATAAGGATGCAGACCAAGCAAATTGAGGACATTCTCTCGAGGGTAAATCGCGGAACCACCAAACCAACTGTGCAGAAGGTGCCCCGGTGTATTCAGGTTGCAGCAGCTCCACAGGCACGTAAGAAGCAAAATGTGACCATTGCCACACATGGTGGTGAACTACAACCTTCACGTAACATGTGGATCCCCGATCTAAAGCTCACCGCTGAAGACAAGGCCATACTCCAAAGTGATGACATGctgacagacaaacacatcCATGGCGCACAGATGTTGCTCCGCCGTCAGTATCCAGGACTGGCAGGACTACAAGATACGGCAGTTGGAGCGTCCGTGTACGGATATAAACGGGTCTCCGGAGAAGGTCTACAGATTCACCATGCTGGCATCCTCCACTGGGTGGTCTCTTCCTCCATAGGTGGACATGTCAGCGTTTATAACAGTTTGCCCAGTAAGATAAATGCATCGTTAGAGCACCAGTTGTGTCAGTGCTACGCGCCACTCTCCGAAATTGTCACCGACGTACTGACTGTCAAAGTACCACGTGTCCAGGTACAGCGTAGCAGGTTTACCTGCGGACTGTTTGCCATAGCTTGGGCTGTAGACATCGCAATGGGGACGGATGTGACTCAGGTCAGGTACGAGGAGAGCAGGATGAGAGCCCATCTCCTGGACTGCTTCGAGCGCGGTCGCCTGTCTCCCTTCCCACAGGTCCGTCGGATCACCAGTCGGCGACCCAGTGCTGAACACCGGATCCATCTTGCTGCGGCAACGCTGCCCATCCAGAAGGCCTGGAGGACTGATGAAGTTTGA